A stretch of Aeromicrobium tamlense DNA encodes these proteins:
- the fbaA gene encoding class II fructose-bisphosphate aldolase translates to MPVATPEVYAEMLDKAKNDSFAYPAINVSSSQTLNAALAGFAEAGSDGIIQVSTGGAEYFSGPTVKDMVSGSLAFAAFAQEVAKKYPINVALHTDHCPKDKLDGFVRPLLDASAERVKGGGLPYFQSHMWDGSAVPLAENLEIAQELLAKAHAAHIILEVEIGVVGGEEDGVEAEINDKLYTSPEDAIATVEALGLGENGRYLTALTFGNVHGVYKPGNVKLRPEVLKAAQEAVAAKFGKDRAFDFVFHGGSGSLPEEISAAVDYGVVKMNVDTDTQYAFTRPVVGHMFQNYDGVLKVDGEVGNKKAYDPRAWGKAAEAGMAARVVEACQNLRSAGTH, encoded by the coding sequence ATGCCCGTCGCCACTCCCGAGGTCTACGCCGAGATGCTGGACAAGGCGAAGAACGACTCCTTCGCGTACCCCGCGATCAACGTCTCGTCCTCCCAGACGCTGAACGCCGCCCTGGCCGGCTTCGCCGAGGCCGGCAGCGACGGCATCATCCAGGTCTCCACCGGCGGCGCCGAGTACTTCTCCGGCCCCACCGTCAAGGACATGGTCTCGGGCTCGCTGGCCTTCGCCGCGTTCGCGCAGGAGGTCGCCAAGAAGTACCCGATCAACGTCGCGCTGCACACCGACCACTGCCCCAAGGACAAGCTCGACGGCTTCGTCCGGCCGCTGCTCGACGCCTCCGCCGAGCGCGTGAAGGGCGGCGGCCTGCCGTACTTCCAGTCGCACATGTGGGACGGCTCGGCCGTACCGCTGGCCGAGAACCTCGAGATCGCGCAGGAGCTGCTCGCCAAGGCGCACGCCGCGCACATCATCCTCGAGGTCGAGATCGGCGTCGTGGGCGGCGAGGAGGACGGCGTCGAGGCCGAGATCAACGACAAGCTCTACACCTCGCCCGAGGACGCGATCGCCACCGTGGAGGCCCTCGGCCTGGGCGAGAACGGCCGTTACCTCACGGCGCTGACCTTCGGCAACGTCCACGGCGTCTACAAGCCGGGCAACGTCAAGCTGCGCCCCGAGGTCCTCAAGGCCGCGCAGGAGGCCGTCGCCGCGAAGTTCGGCAAGGACCGCGCGTTCGACTTCGTGTTCCACGGCGGCTCGGGCTCGCTGCCCGAGGAGATCAGCGCGGCCGTCGACTACGGCGTCGTGAAGATGAACGTCGACACCGACACGCAGTACGCGTTCACCCGCCCGGTCGTGGGCCACATGTTCCAGAACTACGACGGCGTCCTGAAGGTCGACGGCGAGGTCGGCAACAAGAAGGCGTACGACCCGCGCGCCTGGGGCAAGGCCGCCGAGGCCGGCATGGCGGCGCGCGTCGTCGAGGCCTGCCAGAACCTGCGCAGCGCCGGCACGCACTGA
- a CDS encoding universal stress protein: MAKIVLTGVDNTAPAAAAARKAAELAAGLGARLHVLSAYGKNFEAERIEVGSEEILITNEQTAKDVAGDVFSQIRKDFPGLEVTYGAGEGKPADALVRAAEELDADVIVVGNKRVQGLTRVLGSIARDVAAHAPCDVYIAHTHQR, translated from the coding sequence ATGGCCAAGATCGTCCTCACCGGCGTCGACAACACCGCCCCCGCGGCCGCCGCGGCCCGCAAGGCCGCCGAGCTGGCTGCCGGACTCGGTGCCCGCCTGCACGTCCTGTCGGCGTACGGGAAGAACTTCGAGGCCGAGCGCATCGAGGTCGGCTCCGAGGAGATCCTCATCACGAACGAGCAGACGGCCAAGGACGTCGCCGGCGACGTCTTCAGCCAGATCCGCAAGGACTTCCCGGGTCTCGAGGTGACGTACGGCGCCGGCGAGGGCAAGCCGGCCGACGCGCTCGTGCGCGCCGCCGAGGAGCTCGATGCCGACGTCATCGTCGTGGGCAACAAGCGCGTCCAGGGCCTGACCCGCGTGCTCGGCAGCATCGCGCGCGACGTCGCCGCGCACGCCCCGTGCGACGTCTACATCGCGCACACGCACCAGCGGTAG
- a CDS encoding DUF3151 domain-containing protein encodes MTNLLGEPPETLLPEDPGTALLAEGAEADEVASRHPDSVAAWARLADAALADGRDLEGYAFARTAYHRSLDSLRRNGWRGHGPVPWTHEANRGFLHALAVLATASERLGDDAEAHRCREFLRESSREGYEALVG; translated from the coding sequence ATGACCAACCTTCTGGGAGAACCGCCCGAGACGCTGCTGCCCGAGGACCCGGGCACGGCCCTGCTGGCCGAGGGCGCCGAGGCCGACGAGGTCGCCTCGCGCCACCCCGACTCGGTCGCCGCGTGGGCCCGCCTGGCCGACGCCGCGCTCGCCGACGGCCGCGACCTCGAGGGCTACGCGTTCGCGCGCACGGCCTACCACCGCTCCCTCGACTCGCTGCGCCGCAACGGCTGGCGCGGTCACGGCCCGGTGCCGTGGACGCACGAGGCGAACCGTGGCTTCTTGCACGCCTTGGCCGTCCTGGCCACCGCCAGCGAGCGGCTCGGTGACGACGCCGAGGCGCACCGCTGCCGCGAGTTCCTGCGCGAGTCCAGCCGCGAGGGCTACGAGGCGCTCGTCGGCTGA
- a CDS encoding diacylglycerol/lipid kinase family protein codes for MNSWLAVSNAQAGSSDEAVIAQVLEILREAAEVEHVATEDPDHLARTLAEHPDVDLVVSMGGDGSLHAVVQALHDAGRLPGTPVGLVPLGTGNDFARTLQLAEDPVDAARDLAAGSVRSIDLVLDSTGTVVVNAAHVGIGAEAAARAEPVKPALGPLAYVLGAISTLFTPSADVRVTIDDRTLSGRVAQVAVGNGRFVGGGGELLPKAVVDDGLMDVAVAFAARLPQRIAYALHLRRGTHPNADFVHYTRATSVRVTGDAVRCTTDGELTDPRSEHGWRMLADGLAMRLPA; via the coding sequence GTGAACTCCTGGCTGGCGGTCAGCAATGCCCAAGCGGGATCCTCCGACGAGGCGGTGATCGCCCAGGTCCTCGAGATCCTGCGCGAGGCCGCCGAGGTGGAGCACGTCGCCACCGAGGATCCCGACCACCTGGCGCGCACGCTGGCCGAGCACCCGGACGTCGACCTCGTCGTCTCGATGGGCGGCGACGGCAGCCTGCACGCCGTGGTCCAGGCGCTGCACGACGCGGGTCGGCTGCCGGGCACGCCCGTGGGCCTGGTGCCGCTGGGCACGGGCAACGACTTCGCCCGCACCCTGCAGCTGGCCGAGGACCCCGTCGACGCCGCGCGTGACCTGGCCGCCGGCTCGGTGCGCTCGATCGACCTGGTCCTGGACTCCACCGGCACGGTGGTGGTGAACGCCGCGCACGTGGGCATCGGCGCGGAGGCCGCGGCCCGGGCCGAGCCGGTGAAGCCCGCCCTCGGGCCCCTGGCCTACGTGCTGGGCGCGATCTCGACCTTGTTCACCCCGAGCGCCGACGTGCGCGTCACGATCGACGACCGCACGCTCAGCGGCCGGGTGGCCCAGGTGGCCGTGGGCAACGGCCGCTTCGTGGGCGGCGGCGGCGAGCTGCTGCCGAAGGCCGTGGTCGACGACGGCCTGATGGACGTGGCCGTGGCGTTCGCCGCCCGGCTGCCGCAGCGGATCGCGTACGCGCTGCACCTGCGTCGCGGCACGCACCCGAACGCCGACTTCGTGCACTACACGCGGGCGACGTCGGTGCGCGTGACCGGCGACGCCGTGCGCTGCACGACCGACGGCGAGCTCACCGATCCGCGCTCGGAGCACGGCTGGCGGATGCTCGCCGACGGCCTCGCGATGCGGCTGCCGGCCTGA
- a CDS encoding condensation domain-containing protein has protein sequence MRMTRIEELDTIDGDVFLLRPSEESAAALAAAPANEHRPSYMQDQHLRLRRAMERVGSADANWLGLCFDVEGPLDVDALHRAATAWVRRHEVMWGTFKDDPADPDGELTRHAIAPEDLTLSLTPLGSHAGDEVNQVLLKHFSDAVDPIDNFGYAIAGVSGEDRSTIFCGFDHCYGDGFSVLLAYMELSQLYANEIGDEQVEMPPVKGYMTYAQEERADAQQYGIDHPSMQFWADYAMDGAGAKDGFPMDLGIAEGERFWLVPMDYDILTAAECDRLEAIAKEESATFPSVVYAAFALAARDLAGASAYRFFNPVATRHTPETLPTMGWMINVLPIHIPVAPEATLFDVARDVRQKFRDARVCEPVPALRVMEVVQEAFGFSLEDTHRPAIVSYLDGRMIPGQEKWAQDRFHGTTGQGYDDNVNVWINRTPTELYVMCSVPQTPTAVANVDAFFTYASNLLRGALTR, from the coding sequence ATGAGAATGACCCGCATCGAGGAGCTCGACACCATCGACGGTGACGTCTTCCTCCTCCGCCCGTCCGAGGAGTCCGCCGCCGCCCTGGCCGCCGCCCCGGCGAACGAGCACCGGCCGTCCTACATGCAGGACCAGCACCTGCGGCTCCGACGCGCCATGGAGCGGGTGGGCTCGGCCGACGCCAACTGGCTGGGCCTGTGCTTCGACGTCGAGGGCCCGCTCGACGTCGACGCCCTGCACCGCGCCGCCACCGCGTGGGTCCGTCGGCACGAGGTCATGTGGGGCACCTTCAAGGACGACCCCGCCGATCCCGACGGCGAGCTGACCCGCCACGCGATCGCGCCCGAGGACCTGACGCTCAGCCTGACCCCGCTCGGGTCGCACGCGGGCGACGAGGTCAACCAGGTCCTGCTCAAGCACTTCAGCGACGCCGTCGACCCGATCGACAACTTCGGCTATGCGATCGCCGGCGTCTCGGGCGAGGACCGGTCCACGATCTTCTGCGGGTTCGACCACTGCTACGGCGACGGCTTCAGCGTCCTGCTCGCCTACATGGAGCTCTCACAGCTGTACGCCAACGAGATCGGCGACGAGCAGGTCGAGATGCCTCCCGTGAAGGGCTACATGACGTACGCGCAGGAGGAGCGCGCCGACGCGCAGCAGTACGGCATCGACCACCCGTCGATGCAGTTCTGGGCCGACTACGCGATGGACGGCGCCGGCGCCAAGGACGGCTTCCCGATGGATCTCGGCATCGCCGAGGGCGAGCGGTTCTGGCTCGTCCCGATGGACTACGACATCCTCACGGCGGCCGAGTGCGACCGGCTCGAGGCGATCGCGAAGGAGGAGTCGGCCACGTTCCCGTCCGTCGTCTACGCCGCGTTCGCGCTGGCCGCACGCGACCTCGCCGGCGCGAGCGCCTACCGCTTCTTCAACCCCGTCGCGACGCGCCACACCCCCGAGACGCTCCCGACGATGGGCTGGATGATCAACGTCCTGCCGATCCACATCCCGGTCGCCCCCGAGGCCACGCTGTTCGACGTCGCGCGCGACGTGCGCCAGAAGTTCCGCGACGCGCGAGTGTGCGAGCCGGTGCCCGCCCTGCGCGTCATGGAGGTCGTCCAGGAGGCCTTCGGGTTCTCGCTCGAGGACACACACCGGCCCGCGATCGTCTCCTACCTCGACGGCCGGATGATCCCCGGCCAGGAGAAGTGGGCCCAGGACCGGTTCCACGGCACGACCGGCCAGGGGTACGACGACAACGTCAACGTCTGGATCAACCGCACGCCGACCGAGCTCTACGTGATGTGCAGCGTCCCGCAGACCCCCACGGCCGTGGCGAACGTCGACGCGTTCTTCACGTACGCCTCGAACCTCCTGCGCGGGGCCCTCACGCGCTAA
- a CDS encoding condensation domain-containing protein: MHPHRLTLVPAGDVHLWVPRSSTLRAFATAAPDPRPVTPDQQRRLDVAGLPRPVDDEVNPWIGLRATLHGADLTSLAGTLRRYCARHESLRCMFVRRDDGSYERRIIDAELIGFQPRHLGHHADPGEAFDAVMAELDDRTGPLSWPAATVVSVTDANGDITVFAAFDHVTFDGYSAYLTMGELKHHLEAELNHAPLPAPVGSYVDFAVEQRALQDAISPDSPALEPWRRAADATGDLPGLPRATGVRRGDRIQHRMRYPTFAGPRLSRAFHRWCDRHDVPPALAFTAVLLRAMVAEEDDERLTVLMSTHNRNRPEWHQAIGWFSGIVPMTVDLGRDLPLIELVRRTAEAWQFGRTAETIPLPLANHLLGTTMRPAAVVSFLDSRHCPGRDGWEEMDSTVFLGEVEPSDEMHLWINSMPYGTELLHRSPDTPPCTEWLDRVMNRMRDQMVAVTREVNDPMEALT; the protein is encoded by the coding sequence TTGCACCCCCATCGCCTGACCCTCGTCCCCGCGGGAGACGTCCACCTCTGGGTGCCGCGGTCCTCCACGCTGCGGGCGTTCGCGACCGCCGCGCCCGACCCCCGCCCGGTCACTCCCGACCAGCAGCGGCGCCTCGACGTCGCCGGCCTCCCGCGCCCCGTGGACGACGAGGTCAACCCCTGGATCGGCCTGCGCGCCACCCTCCACGGCGCCGACCTCACCTCCCTGGCGGGCACGCTGCGCCGCTACTGCGCCCGCCACGAGAGCCTGCGCTGCATGTTCGTGCGCCGCGACGACGGCAGCTACGAGCGACGCATCATCGACGCGGAGCTGATCGGCTTCCAGCCGCGCCACCTCGGCCACCATGCCGACCCGGGCGAGGCGTTCGACGCGGTCATGGCCGAGCTCGACGACCGCACGGGTCCGCTGTCGTGGCCCGCCGCCACGGTCGTCAGCGTCACCGACGCGAACGGCGACATCACGGTGTTCGCCGCCTTCGACCACGTGACCTTCGACGGCTACAGCGCCTACCTGACGATGGGCGAGCTCAAGCACCACCTCGAGGCCGAGCTGAACCACGCGCCCTTGCCCGCCCCCGTGGGCAGCTACGTCGACTTCGCCGTCGAGCAGCGCGCCCTCCAGGACGCGATCAGCCCCGACAGCCCGGCCCTCGAGCCCTGGCGCCGCGCGGCCGATGCCACGGGCGACCTGCCCGGCCTGCCGCGCGCCACCGGCGTCCGGCGCGGCGACCGGATCCAGCACCGGATGCGGTACCCCACCTTCGCGGGCCCCCGGCTGAGCCGGGCGTTCCACCGCTGGTGCGACCGGCACGACGTGCCACCCGCCCTGGCGTTCACCGCCGTGCTGCTGCGCGCCATGGTCGCGGAGGAGGACGACGAACGACTCACGGTGCTGATGTCCACGCACAACCGCAACCGCCCCGAGTGGCACCAGGCCATCGGCTGGTTCTCGGGCATCGTGCCGATGACGGTGGATCTCGGCCGCGACCTGCCGCTGATCGAGCTCGTGCGGCGCACGGCCGAGGCGTGGCAGTTCGGTCGCACCGCCGAGACGATCCCGCTGCCCCTGGCCAACCACCTCCTCGGCACCACGATGCGCCCCGCGGCGGTCGTGTCGTTCCTGGACTCACGCCACTGCCCCGGCCGGGACGGCTGGGAGGAGATGGACTCCACCGTGTTCCTCGGCGAGGTCGAGCCCAGCGACGAGATGCACCTGTGGATCAACTCGATGCCCTACGGCACCGAGCTGCTGCACCGCAGCCCCGACACCCCGCCCTGCACCGAATGGCTCGACCGCGTGATGAACCGGATGCGCGACCAGATGGTGGCGGTCACGCGCGAGGTCAACGACCCGATGGAGGCACTGACATGA
- a CDS encoding adenylosuccinate synthase — MPAVVIVGAQWGDEGKGKATDLLGSRVDYVVKFNGGNNAGHTVVIGDEKYALHLLPSGILTPGCVPVIGNGVVIDLDVLFQEIDGLNERGIDTSRLLVSANAHLIADYNRTLDKVNERFLGSRKIGTTGRGIGPTYADKMNRLGIRVQDLFDEKILQAKVEGALDLKNQILTKVYNRRAVDADEIVESLLGHVDRLRPYVADTALVLHEALRDDKTVLLEAGQATLLDVDHGTYPFVTSSSATTGGACTGSGIAPTDITRVIGIVKAYATRVGEGPFPTELFDADGDRLRENGGEFGTTTGRPRRCGWYDAPVARYAARINGVTDFVMTKLDVLTGWEQIPVCVAYEVDGERVDEMPMTQTGFHHAKPIYEFFPGWTEDISGARELSDLPANAQSYVREIEAMSGSRISAVGVGPDREETVVLHDLL; from the coding sequence ATGCCCGCAGTCGTGATCGTCGGAGCCCAGTGGGGTGACGAGGGCAAGGGCAAGGCAACGGACCTCCTGGGCAGCCGCGTCGACTACGTCGTGAAGTTCAACGGCGGCAACAACGCCGGCCACACCGTCGTCATCGGCGACGAGAAGTACGCCCTGCACCTGCTGCCCAGCGGCATCCTGACGCCCGGCTGCGTCCCGGTGATCGGCAACGGCGTCGTCATCGACCTCGACGTCCTGTTCCAGGAGATCGACGGCCTCAACGAGCGCGGCATCGACACGTCGCGCCTGCTGGTCAGCGCGAACGCGCACCTCATCGCCGACTACAACCGCACGCTCGACAAGGTCAACGAGCGCTTCCTCGGCAGCCGCAAGATCGGCACGACCGGCCGCGGCATCGGCCCCACCTACGCCGACAAGATGAACCGCCTCGGCATCCGCGTGCAGGACCTCTTCGACGAGAAGATCCTCCAGGCGAAGGTCGAGGGTGCGCTCGACCTCAAGAACCAGATCCTCACCAAGGTCTACAACCGCCGCGCGGTCGACGCCGACGAGATCGTCGAGTCGCTGCTGGGCCACGTCGACCGCCTGCGTCCGTACGTCGCCGACACCGCGCTCGTGCTACACGAGGCGCTGCGCGACGACAAGACCGTGCTGCTCGAGGCCGGCCAGGCCACGCTGCTCGACGTCGACCACGGCACCTACCCGTTCGTCACCAGCTCGTCGGCCACCACGGGCGGCGCGTGCACGGGCTCGGGCATCGCCCCCACCGACATCACGCGCGTGATCGGGATCGTCAAGGCCTACGCCACCCGCGTGGGCGAGGGCCCGTTCCCCACCGAGCTGTTCGACGCCGACGGCGACCGCCTGCGCGAGAACGGCGGCGAGTTCGGCACCACGACCGGTCGCCCCCGTCGCTGCGGCTGGTACGACGCCCCGGTGGCGCGCTATGCCGCGCGCATCAACGGCGTCACCGACTTCGTGATGACCAAGCTCGACGTCCTCACCGGCTGGGAGCAGATCCCCGTGTGCGTGGCGTACGAGGTCGACGGCGAGCGCGTCGACGAGATGCCGATGACCCAGACGGGCTTCCACCACGCCAAGCCGATCTACGAGTTCTTCCCCGGCTGGACCGAGGACATCAGCGGTGCCCGCGAGCTGTCCGACCTGCCCGCGAACGCGCAGTCGTACGTGCGCGAGATCGAGGCGATGAGCGGTTCGCGCATCAGCGCCGTCGGCGTCGGTCCCGACCGCGAGGAGACGGTCGTCCTGCACGACCTGCTCTAG
- the purD gene encoding phosphoribosylamine--glycine ligase: MKVLVIGTGGREHALSLALSRDPQVTEVHAAPGNPGMADIATLHPVDPLDGAAVADLATRIGAGLVVVGPEAPLVAGVADAVRDAGIACFGPSAEAAQLEGSKAFAKQVMAAAEVPTAMARVCETAEQVADALDTFGPPYVVKDDALAAGKGVVVTEDRQAAYDHGVSCDRVVIEEYLDGPEVSLFAITDGSTVLPLQPAQDFKRALDDDEGPNTGGMGAYTPLDWAPDDLVSDVTQRVLLPTVKEMAARGTPFQGLLYAGLALTSRGTRVVEFNARFGDPETQALLSLLRTPLSALLHGAATGTLAEVGLPQWRDGAALTVVIASEHYPESPVTGDRIEGLDEANAVEGVDVIHAGTKIDEDGNLVTAGGRVLSVTAVGDDLDQARARAYEAVDLIRIRGAHHRRDIAANLPG; this comes from the coding sequence GTGAAGGTTCTCGTCATCGGCACCGGCGGCCGCGAGCACGCCCTGTCCCTGGCCCTCTCCCGCGACCCGCAGGTCACCGAGGTCCACGCCGCCCCGGGCAACCCGGGCATGGCCGACATCGCCACCCTGCACCCCGTCGACCCGCTCGACGGCGCCGCCGTGGCCGACCTCGCCACCCGCATCGGCGCCGGGCTCGTCGTCGTCGGACCCGAGGCCCCGCTCGTCGCGGGCGTCGCCGACGCGGTGCGCGATGCGGGCATCGCCTGCTTCGGTCCCAGCGCCGAGGCCGCGCAGCTCGAGGGCTCGAAGGCGTTCGCGAAGCAGGTCATGGCCGCCGCCGAGGTGCCCACCGCGATGGCGCGCGTGTGTGAGACGGCCGAGCAGGTCGCCGACGCGCTCGACACCTTCGGCCCGCCCTACGTCGTCAAGGACGATGCCCTCGCGGCCGGCAAGGGCGTCGTCGTCACCGAGGACCGCCAGGCGGCCTACGACCACGGCGTCTCGTGCGATCGCGTCGTGATCGAGGAGTACCTCGACGGTCCCGAGGTGTCGCTGTTCGCGATCACCGACGGCTCCACCGTGCTGCCGCTGCAGCCGGCGCAGGACTTCAAGCGCGCCCTCGACGACGACGAGGGACCGAACACCGGCGGCATGGGTGCGTACACCCCGCTCGACTGGGCGCCCGACGACCTCGTGAGCGACGTGACCCAGCGGGTCCTGCTGCCCACCGTCAAGGAGATGGCCGCGCGCGGCACCCCGTTCCAGGGGCTGCTCTACGCCGGCCTCGCCCTCACCAGCCGCGGCACGCGCGTGGTCGAGTTCAACGCCCGCTTCGGCGACCCCGAGACCCAGGCGCTGCTGTCGCTGCTGAGGACGCCGCTGTCGGCGCTCCTGCACGGCGCCGCCACGGGCACGCTCGCCGAGGTCGGGCTGCCGCAGTGGCGCGACGGCGCCGCGCTCACCGTGGTGATCGCCTCGGAGCACTACCCCGAGTCGCCCGTCACCGGCGACCGCATCGAGGGACTCGACGAGGCCAACGCGGTCGAGGGGGTCGACGTGATCCACGCCGGCACGAAGATCGACGAGGACGGCAACCTGGTCACGGCCGGTGGCCGCGTGCTGTCGGTGACGGCCGTCGGCGACGACCTCGACCAGGCCCGGGCCCGCGCGTACGAGGCCGTCGACCTCATCCGCATCCGCGGGGCGCACCACCGGCGCGACATCGCGGCGAACCTGCCCGGCTGA
- a CDS encoding Lrp/AsnC family transcriptional regulator, which produces MYASSQSLPELPEVDLALVHALQVAPRAPWSAIGRTIGVDPATAARRWDRLVAERLAWFVVRPSAEQLAPDRDAVVLKLTCRPGADVRVAEQIAQAEEVYSVDLLAGKDDVAIILIGRGLGQMRQAVDTFVGDDPDIVGTRASFIAGVHREDAQWRLGALSPEQVSGLDRRGDGTVTPPDAEVLAQLTEILIEDPRMSVADIGRRLDRPEPTARRLLERALRSRAIRLGCDVVASAGGAGRGVILEAEADDPRTAGDVIGDLPCVVRCAAVVGASNLALVVRFNALAELFEFEGTAAERVPGWRVTDRATIVRSVKRQGKLLDDEGRVLLSTP; this is translated from the coding sequence ATGTACGCGTCGTCGCAGTCCCTGCCTGAGCTCCCCGAGGTCGACCTCGCGCTCGTGCACGCCCTGCAGGTCGCTCCCCGGGCCCCGTGGAGCGCCATCGGCCGCACGATCGGCGTCGACCCCGCCACCGCCGCCCGTCGCTGGGACCGTCTGGTCGCCGAGCGGCTGGCCTGGTTCGTGGTGCGTCCCAGCGCCGAGCAGCTGGCGCCCGACCGCGATGCCGTGGTCCTCAAGCTGACCTGCCGTCCCGGTGCCGACGTCCGGGTCGCCGAGCAGATCGCCCAGGCGGAGGAGGTCTACTCCGTCGACCTGCTGGCCGGCAAGGACGATGTCGCCATCATCCTCATCGGCCGCGGACTGGGTCAGATGCGGCAGGCGGTCGACACCTTCGTGGGCGACGATCCCGACATCGTCGGCACGCGCGCCTCGTTCATCGCCGGAGTGCACCGCGAGGACGCGCAGTGGCGACTCGGCGCGCTCAGCCCCGAGCAGGTCAGCGGGCTCGACCGCCGTGGCGACGGCACCGTCACGCCGCCCGACGCGGAGGTGCTCGCCCAGCTCACCGAGATCCTCATCGAGGACCCCCGCATGAGCGTGGCCGACATCGGGCGCCGGCTCGACCGTCCCGAGCCCACCGCGCGCCGCCTGCTGGAGCGGGCGCTGCGCTCGCGCGCGATCCGGCTGGGCTGCGACGTCGTGGCCTCCGCGGGCGGTGCGGGACGCGGCGTGATCCTCGAGGCCGAGGCGGACGACCCGCGCACGGCGGGCGACGTGATCGGCGACCTGCCCTGCGTCGTGCGGTGCGCGGCCGTCGTGGGCGCGTCCAACCTCGCGCTGGTGGTGCGGTTCAACGCCCTTGCCGAGCTGTTCGAGTTCGAGGGCACGGCAGCGGAGCGCGTGCCGGGATGGCGGGTCACCGACCGCGCCACGATCGTGCGCAGCGTCAAGCGTCAGGGCAAGCTGCTCGACGACGAGGGCCGCGTCCTGCTCTCCACGCCCTGA
- the purB gene encoding adenylosuccinate lyase → MTTPNVLASRYASAELARIWSPEHKIVLERQLWIAVLKAQRDLGVETPDGVIEAHEAVVDQVDLDSIAARERVTRHDVKARIEEFAALAGSEHIHKGMTSRDLTENVEQLQVRASLELVRDRAVAALARLGRLAGEHAELVMAGRSHNVAAQATTLGKRFATTADELLVGIERVEQLIARYPLRGIKGPVGTGQDMLDLLGGDEAKLADLEQRVAAHLGFERTFTSVGQVYPRSLDFDAVSALVQLVAAPSSLALTIRLMAGNELVTEGFKPGQVGSSAMPHKMNTRSCERVNGLAVVLRGYASMVGELSGDQWNEGDVSCSVVRRVALPDAFYAADGLFETFLTVLDEFGAFPAVVQRELDRYLPFLATTKVLMAAVRHGVGRESAHEAIKEHAVAVALEMREQGTADNDLFDRLAADERLGLTADDLQRLVAEPLAFTGAAVSQVQQVLTQVEAVLQRHPDAAAYAPGAIL, encoded by the coding sequence GTGACCACTCCGAACGTCCTCGCCTCCCGCTACGCCTCCGCCGAGCTGGCCCGCATCTGGTCGCCCGAGCACAAGATCGTCCTCGAGCGGCAGCTGTGGATCGCGGTGCTGAAGGCCCAGCGCGACCTCGGGGTGGAGACCCCCGACGGCGTCATCGAGGCGCACGAGGCCGTCGTCGACCAGGTCGACCTCGACTCGATCGCCGCGCGCGAGCGCGTCACCCGCCACGACGTCAAGGCGCGCATCGAGGAGTTCGCCGCGCTGGCCGGCAGCGAGCACATCCACAAGGGCATGACCTCGCGCGACCTCACCGAGAACGTCGAGCAGCTGCAGGTGCGCGCGTCGCTCGAGCTGGTGCGCGACCGCGCCGTCGCCGCGCTGGCGCGCCTCGGTCGCCTCGCGGGCGAGCACGCCGAGCTCGTCATGGCCGGCCGCAGCCACAACGTCGCCGCGCAGGCCACCACGCTCGGCAAGCGCTTCGCCACCACCGCCGACGAGCTGCTGGTGGGCATCGAGCGCGTCGAGCAGCTCATCGCGCGCTACCCGCTGCGCGGCATCAAGGGCCCGGTGGGCACCGGCCAGGACATGCTCGACCTCCTCGGCGGTGACGAGGCGAAGCTCGCCGACCTCGAGCAGCGCGTCGCGGCGCACCTGGGCTTCGAGCGCACGTTCACCAGCGTCGGCCAGGTCTACCCGCGCTCGCTGGACTTCGACGCCGTCAGCGCGCTCGTGCAGCTGGTCGCCGCGCCGTCGAGCCTGGCCCTCACGATCCGCCTCATGGCGGGCAACGAGCTCGTCACCGAGGGCTTCAAGCCCGGCCAGGTCGGCTCCTCGGCGATGCCGCACAAGATGAACACCCGCTCGTGCGAGCGCGTCAACGGCCTCGCCGTCGTCCTGCGCGGCTACGCGTCGATGGTCGGCGAGCTCTCGGGCGACCAGTGGAACGAGGGCGACGTGTCGTGCTCGGTCGTGCGCCGCGTGGCGCTGCCCGACGCGTTCTACGCCGCCGACGGCCTCTTCGAGACCTTCCTGACCGTGCTCGACGAGTTCGGTGCCTTCCCGGCCGTGGTCCAGCGCGAGCTCGACCGCTACCTGCCCTTCCTGGCCACCACCAAGGTGCTCATGGCCGCGGTGCGCCACGGCGTCGGCCGCGAGTCGGCCCACGAGGCCATCAAGGAGCACGCGGTCGCCGTCGCGCTGGAGATGCGCGAGCAGGGCACGGCCGACAACGACCTCTTCGACCGTCTCGCCGCGGACGAGCGGCTCGGCCTCACGGCCGACGACCTGCAGCGCCTCGTCGCCGAGCCACTGGCCTTCACCGGCGCGGCCGTCTCGCAGGTCCAGCAGGTGCTCACGCAGGTCGAGGCCGTCCTGCAGCGCCACCCCGACGCCGCGGCCTACGCGCCCGGCGCCATCCTCTGA